A genome region from Panicum virgatum strain AP13 chromosome 4K, P.virgatum_v5, whole genome shotgun sequence includes the following:
- the LOC120702116 gene encoding alpha-1,3-arabinosyltransferase XAT3-like, which yields MIILRGKTRRFVNADAIVGAIERAGFDVVRAEPTSTADMDAVAREVDACDVLMGAHGAGLTNMVFLRTGAVAVQAIPWGKMEPHSEGFFGAPAAHMGIWHVPYSIAAVESTLYDKYGKDHPVITDPGVFYKNGSNARYYWWEQNIRLNTTRFMPTLERVKLLLRE from the coding sequence ATGATCATCCTCCGCGGCAAGACGCGGCGGTTCGTGAACGCCGACGCCATCGTCGGCGCGATCGAGCGCGCGGGGTTCGACGTGGTGCGCGCGGAGCCGACGAGCACGGCGGACATGGACGCGGTCGCGCGGGAGGTGGACGCGTGTGACGTGCTCATGGGGGCGCACGGCGCCGGGCTGACGAACATGGTGTTCCTGCGCACGGGCGCCGTGGCGGTGCAGGCGATCCCGTGGGGCAAGATGGAGCCCCACAGCGAGGGGTTCttcggcgcgccggcggcgcacatGGGCATCTGGCACGTCCCGTACAGcatcgccgccgtggagagcacGCTCTACGACAAGTACGGCAAGGACCACCCGGTGATCACCGATCCCGGTGTTTTCTACAAGAACGGGAGCAATGCGAGGTATTACTGGTGGGAGCAGAACATCCGTCTCAACACCACCAGATTCATGCCGACGCTTGAGAGAGTCAAGCTGCTGCTGCGAGAGTGA
- the LOC120702117 gene encoding RING-H2 finger protein ATL2-like, with translation MPLKLAMIVLPPLCVTCVVLYLAGVPWTTTAQVAAALLVFVTVVGLCDHLRQRPSPWQQQPGPEAMAAASQQVAVLGLDASAITSLPAGAECSVCLAEVKPKEMVKQLPACAHLFHEECIDLWLLSYRTCPVCWTPVNAAAAAAVSTGLEVVMHTQAN, from the coding sequence ATGCCGCTGAAGCTCGCCATGATCGTCCTCCCTCCGTTGTGCGTGACCTGCGTCGTGCTGTACCTGGCCGGCGTCCcctggacgacgacggcgcaggTTGCTGCCGCCCTGCTCGTCTTCGTCACCGTCGTAGGGCTCTGCGACCACCTGAGGCAGCGACCATCGCCCTGGCAGCAACAACCGGGGCCggaggccatggccgccgcttcTCAGCAGGTGGCGGTCCTCGGGCTTGACGcgtccgccatcaccagcctgcccgccggcgccgagTGCTCCGTCTGCCTGGCCGAGGTGAAGCCGAAGGAGATGGTGAAGCAGCTGCCCGCCTGCGCGCACTTGTTCCACGAAGAGTGCATCGACTTGTGGCTGCTTTCTTACAGGACGTGCCCGGTGTGCTGGACTCCCGtcaacgcggcggcggcagctgctgTGTCGACAGGTCTGGAGGTTGTCATGCACACTCAGGCCAACTGA